The region TTGTCCATCTGCGTGAATTGCTTGTTCAGGTCGTAATCAGCCGAGACGGACGTGATCTTGGCGCCGGGGGTGATCTCCTTCGCCTTGGCCTCGATGCCCTTGATGGTCGCGACGAAGAACGGGTTGCCCAGCAGGCCGACCGAAATTCCGACGTTCTTGACGTCCTTGGCGTAGGCTGGGGCGGCCAGGCCGGCAACGACGGCAAGGCTCAGCGTAAGACGGGAAAGTGCCATTGGTTCCTCCAAGTGTCCTTTGCAAGTTCCTTTGCAAGGTGTCTTTGTGCTCCACGCCTCCCGGAGCCTGTGCTTGCTTTCCGGGCGGGCGTCCATACGAGCGCCCGGGGCGGGCGCTGGTATCTCTCGATCAGGTGCGCGCCGATCCCTTGAGGCGGTAGCGGTCGAGCGCCACGGCCCCGATGATCACGAGCCCCTTGATGATGAACTGCCAGATGTCGGAGACGCCCACCAGGATGAGGCCGTTCGACAGGATGGCGATGATGAGCGCGCCGATCAGCGTGCCCCAGATCGACCCGATGCCGCCGACGAAGCTGGTGCCGCCGAGGATGACGGCCGCGATGGCGTCGAGCTCGTAGGATTGTCCGAGCTGCAGCCCGTTCGCGGCGAACAGGCGCGCTGCCGACATGACGCCTCCGAGGCCTGCCGCCAGTCCCGAGAAGGCATAGACGAACAGCAGGACCGCCCAGACCTTGATGCCGGTGAGGCGCGCCGCATCCGGATTGCCGCCGACCGCGTAGATGTGGACGCCCAGCACCGTTCTTCGCAGGATGAACCACGAGATGATGACCACCGCGAAAGCGATCCATACCAGCCAGGGCAGTCCGAACAGGGTGCCGTTGCCGATGAAGGCGAAGGGCAGCTCCGGGTTGAACTGGGTGGTGTCTTCACCGAGAAGGCGCGCGAATCCGCGCACCGCCGTCAGGGAGCCCAGGGTCACGATGAAGGGCGGCAGCTTCGCGTAGGCGATGAGCGCGCCGTTCACGAGGCCCAGGCCGAGGCCCATCAGCAGGGCGGCCGGGATGCCGAGCATGCCCCAATCCGGGATCTTCGAGGCCAGGATCGCCACCATGGCGGCAGCGGCCAGGATCGATCCGACCGACAGGTCGATGCCGCCCGTGAGAATGACGAAGGTCATGCCAGCCGCGAGCACTGTATTGATCGAGGCCTGCTGCATCACGATCGAGAGGTTCTGGAAGCTCAGGAACCGGCCCGACATGAGCTCGAACACGATGCCGAGGATGATGAGCACCGGCAACATGCCGATAGCCTGGAGGGTGGAACGCCAGGCAAGACGGCGCTGGAGGCTTTCCGACGCCATATCGGCGCCCTTCACCCCGGTCGATTGCATGCCTGCGCTGGTCTCATTCGGGGATGTCATTCGGCCGCTTCCCTTACGCCTGTCGCGATAGCAATGATGTTTTCCTGGGTCATGGGTGGATGGCCGGCGCCGCCGACCTCGCCCTCGAGCCGCCCCTCGCGCATCACCAGCACACGGTCGCAGATACCGACGACCTCCGGCAGTTCGCTGGAGATGACGATGACGCCGACACCGTTGCGGGCGAGGCTGTCGATCAGGCGGTAGATTTCCGATTTGGCCCCGATGTCCACGCCGCGGGTCGGTTCGTCGAGGATGAGGACTTTGGGTTTCGTCTCGAGCAGGCGCGAGAGAAGGACTTTTTGCTGGTTGCCGCCGGACAGAGAACCGACCGGCACAACGTCACCTGCTACACGGATGCCCAGAGCCCGGATCGCGGCTGCGGCCCGCTGCTTGGCGACTTTCATGTTGAGCACGCCACCCGCGCGGGAATCCCGGCTCAGCACGTTCACGTTCACGTTGTCGCGCACGGTCAGGTCTAGAAAAAGACCGAGATGCTTGCGGTCTTCCGTGAGGTAGACCACGCCGGAATGGATGGCGTCGTCGGGCTCGTCGATCGAAAGGCGGTTGCCCTGGAGGAAGACTTCGCCGCTGGTGCGCGGATCGGCTCCGTAAATGAGGCGCGCCAGCTCCGTGCGTCCCGCGCCGACGAGGCCGGCGATGCCGAGGACTTCCCCTTCATGCAGCTCGAAGGAGCAATCGTGCACGCGCACGCCGTCGCCCATGTTGCGCACCGCGAACATCACGGGGCCGCGGCTCTGATGGGCGTCGTGGTCCTTCTTGTAGAAGGACGACAGGTCACGGCCGACCATCATCTGAACGAGGCGCTCGGCCGAGATTTCGTCGCCTACCAGGGTGCCGACATAGGAGCCGTCCCGGAGCACCGAGACGCGCTCGGCCAGCTCGTAGATCTCGGCCATGCGGTGGCTGATATAGATGATGGCGAGGCCCTCCGCCCGCAGCTGCCGGATCAGAGCGAACATCGCCTCGGTTTCACGCGAGGAGAGGGACGTCGTGGGCTCGTCCATGACCAGGATGCGGGAGTTCGCGATGAGCGCGCGGGCGATCTCCACGAGCTGCCGCTCGGCCATCGACAATTCGCTGACCTTCGTGGTCGCCTTGAACTGAACGCCCAGCCGTTCGAGAACCGTCCTGCAGGCCTTCTCCATGGATCGCCGGTCGACCATGGGACCGGATTTGTGCTCCCGGCCGAGAAGCATGTTCTCGGCGACCGTCAGGTTGGGGGCGAGGGAGAGCTCCTGGTAGATGATCGAAATGCCGTGGTGCCGCGCAGTCAGCGGGCCGTCGATCACGACAGGTTGGCCGTTGATCCGGATCTCTCCTCCCGGATCGGCCTGGTAGGCGCCGGAGAGGATCTTCATCAGCGTCGACTTGCCGGCGCCGTTCTCGCCCATCAGCGCGTGGATTTCTCCTGGGTAGACCGTCAGAGAGACGTTCGTCAGCGCCCTGACGCCGGGAAACGTCTTGGAGATGTCTCTCATTTCGAGGATCGGGGTGGATCCTGTCATGGGCGTTTCCCTAAAGGCGTATTATTGGATCGGCCGTTTTCAGCCTTGAACTCTGAAGACTCTATCATGCCAAATTTCGGACCGGATCAGAAGAGATCGTGGATGCCGTAAATGTTTCAACTCAATCGGGTTTCAATCCCTCCTTTGAACCGTGGAACACACTCCACAACATTTGTTGCGCGGCGTCACCTTCCGCAGAATTCAGCTGGCCGATGCGCTGATACAGAGTTTCATTTCTGGCGCTTCCCTTAGGAGCGCACGAATTCCGGCTTCAAGGCTCGGTAAAGCGCGCGGAAAGCCTCGATTCGCGGACGGTAGAGGTCGACGAGATGCGCCTGTGGCTCGATGGTTTCGAGCACGGCGGGCGGCATGCACACCGCTTCCGGCATCTCACCGGTCGTCGCGAGGCGCGCCAGCCGCGCCGCACCGAAGGCGGGACCCTTGTCGCTGCCATGATAGCGCACCATCGGAACGTCCAGCACATTGGCGAAGATAGAGGCCCAGAACACGCTTCTCGACCCGCCGCCGATCATGCCGGCATAAGTCAGCGGCGTACCGGCCTGCGCGAGACATTCCTTCGCATCGGCGAAGCTGAAGGCGACCCCTTCGAGGATGGCCTGCACGAGGTCCGCCTGCTGCGTCTGCGGGGAGAGGCCGAAGAGCACGCCGCGTGCATAAGGATCGTTGTGCGGGGTCCGCTCGCCCGCGAGATAGGGCAGGAAGAGAATGGGCGACGGCTTCCGATAAGCGGCCTCGGTTTCGTGCAGGAGCTCACCGATGTCCCGTTTCAGGAGCTGGGCGCCCCAGGCCAGGCAGCTTGCCGCGTTCAGCATCGCGGCCATCTGGAACCAGCGATCCGGCACCGCGTGGCAGAAGGAATGCACCACGGCTTCCGGAGCCGGGCTGAAGTCGCGGGTGGTGACGAAAAGCTGGCCGGACGTGCCGAGCGAGATGAAGGCCGACCCATCCTCGATCGCGCCGAGACCCACGGCGCCGGCAGCCGCATCCCCGGCGCCGCCGGCCACGACCACGTCGCTCCGCAGACCCCATCGTCCGGCGATGTCGGCCCGCAGGATGCCGGATGCTTGCGAGCCTTCGACGAGCGTCGGCATCTGTTTCCGGCTGAGCCCTGTCGCGGCCAGCGCTGCATCGGACCAGTCGCGCTTGGCCTCGTCCAGCCACCAGGTTCCGGCCGCATCCGACATCTCCGTCACGATCTCGCCGGTGAGCTTGAGGCGGATATAGTCCTTCGGCAGCATCACCTTGCGCACGGCCCGGAAGATGTCCGGCTCATGGCGCGCGAGCCACACGAGCTTCGGCGCGGTGAAGCCCGGCATCGGGATGACTCCCATGGCATGGGACAGCTCAGGGTACTTGTCTCCCAGCTCCTGCGCTTCACGAAAGGAGCGGCCATCGTTCCAGAGAATGGCGGGGCGAAGAGGCCGGTCGCTTTCATCGAGCAGAACCGCGCCGTGCATCTGGCCCGAGAGGCCGATGCCGCGTATATCCGCCAGCGCCGATGCGGATCGCACGCGCAGCCGATCGAGCGCCGTCTGCACCGCCTCCCACCAGATGTCCGGATCCTGCTCGGACCAGAGATCGTGCGGGCGGGAGACCTGAAGAGGGACATCCGCCTCCGCGACCACGGTTTGCGCATCGTCGACGAGGACCGCCTTCACGGCTGAGGTGCCGACATCAATGCCGAGATAGTGAGGCACGCCGCATGCTCCTTGAAATGTTGATGGCCTTGGTTTGGCCTCATGTCCGGAAGAGCATATAGATCAGCCCGGCCGCTTAGGCATACAGGTGATAAAATCCAGAGCCGTGGCCGTGAAAAAATCTCATGGCCGAAATGTCGCTCGGATATTTAAATGGCTGCGACATGCACCAGATAGTCGGGCATGCCACAGAATTCCAAACCCCAGTCTGAGTTCATTCGCCCCGAAGCCGCCGGTTCGGCGGCGGCGCTGAGCGCCGCCGTACGACTGCACCTCGGGAAGCAGTTGCGTGCCCTCTATGGCGATCCCGCGCAGGACAAGCTGCCACGCGATCTCGCGCGTCTCGCCGATCGCGTGGCCCAGGTCATCCGGGCGCATACGGAGCCGGTCGACCAGGAGTTCATCAACGGTGTCATGGATGCGCTGCCGAACTTGCGCGCCTTTGCCCTGTCGCTGACCGGGAAGGTCGACCAAGCGGAAGATCTGGTGCAGGACACCGTGCTCAAGGCCCTGACCAAGCAGGACACGTTCGAGGCTGGTACGAATCTGCAGGCCTGGCTCTTCACGATTCTCCGAAACGGTTTCTACTCCACTCACCGCAAGACCAGCCGCGAAGTGGAGGACGGTGACGGTACCCATGCCGCGAGCATGATCGCGATCCCGGACCAAGAGGACAAGCTCGCGCTTCAGGATCTCTCCACGGCGCTCGAGAAGTTGCCGCAGGAGCAGCGCGAAGCCATCATCCTCATCGGCGCCGAAGGCATGTCCTACGAAGATGCGGCAGAAGCCTTGGGCGTGAAGGTCGGTACGATCAAGAGCCGCGTCAATCGCGCCCGCAACCGCCTAGCAGAGCTGATGGGCACGCCCCGGGTCGAACACGATCATTCGGCAACGGCCTGACGATCGCTTCGCCGTTTAAATGAGCATCGTGCGGAAAAGTGCATTCCACTTCTCCGCACGATGCTCTATGCCTTCGCCTCACCAACTTGTGAGCAGGCGCGTAGCCTACCTTTGTAGGGCCCTGCGGCTCCCCGGCAGCGGCTCGCGGCGCTCGGCGGCTTGAAACCCGTTCGAGGCCCGGCAAGGACAACAGACTGCCCGAAGGATTTTGAGGCATGTCGCTTGTCGAGCTGATCGGATTCCTGGCCCTCACCGGAATTGCCGCTTACATCCAGACCCTGACCGGCTTTGCTTTCGGCCTGATCACCATGGGGGGCGTCGGGCTCACCGGCCTTCTGTCTCTTCCCGACGCGGCGATGCTCGTGAGCGTGCTCACCTTCGTAAATGCCGTTCAGATGCTCCACAAGGGCTGGCGCGACGTGGCGTGGCGGGAGTTTCGCGTCGTGATGCTGACCAGCATCCCCATGCTCTTCGTCGGATACTGGCTGCTGGAATGGCTGGCCGGAACGCGGGCCGACGTGCTGCGCCTCATCCTCGGCTTCGTGATCATCGTCTCGAGCCTGCAGCTTGCCCGAAAGCCCGATCCTCTTCCCACGCGATCGGGCGACGTCTCGTTCATGGCCTTCGGCAGCATCGCGGGCCTGATGGGCGGGATGTTCTCGACCGCAGGTCCGCCGCTTGTCTACCACTTCTACCGGCAGCCGATGCCCCAGGTGACGATACGGGAAACGCTGGTGACGATTTTCGCGCTCAACGCCGTGTTCCGAAACGGTCTCGTCTTCTTTTCCGGCAATCTCCCGTCGGCGTCGACCCTGACGGGGCTCTTCGCTGTCCCGGTCGTCATGGCGGCCACGCACGCCGCCCGCCGCTGGCCTCCGCCGCTCTCCCCCGCGGCGATGCGTTGGATCGTGCTCGGCCTGCTCTTTCTGTCGGGCGTGTCGCTCGGAATGCCGGCCGTCTTGCATCTGCTGACGACCCGCTGACAGATTCGCGCTGCACAAAATATCAGCGGCCCCGAATGACCGTTCCTCGAACTTTTTCACAAGCTTCAGGTTGGCTTGTAGCTGGTGGGTGCTCGAAGCCGCTCTTCTGCCAAGGAGGGGAGCATGGAACATAGGCCTCTGTCCGAACTCAGTAGCGTCGCCGACCTGAAAATCCCTGAGGACGTCAAGGTGCCCGTGCTGACGAAGCGCGAACGCCTGGACCGCTGGGTCGAGCTCCTGGAACGGGAGCCGGACCGCATCGTCAGGACCCTGGACGAAATCGAGTGGAAGCCGAAGGCCCAGCGCCTGGCCCTGCGGGCCGACGGCTCCGCCCTGACGGTCGCCTATTCCGACCCGGTCCTCCGCCATGCGGGCTTGCGCAGCGATAAGTTCGGAGATGCGGTGGATTTCTTCCAGATCTCCGAGCACGATGCCCATATCGTCCTGTGCTCCTGCCATGGCGGCGAGGCCATGCGGGCGGACGAGGCGGCCCGCCGGGTGCGCGGCATCCGGTCTCCCAGCCTATGGGCGCTTTATTTCGGCTGGTTTCGGTAACTCGACCGGCGGATCTGCCGATCAGGCAGTCCTGGCGGGCCTATCCGCACGAGGTGCAAACCCGCCAGGGCGGTCGATGCGAGCGAAGTTTCATGAGTAATAAGAGACCCGCATTCATATTCCAGTCCCAACAAGGGCCTAACCCGCTACAACATATCAATAAAAAGATTGTTTATCGATCGATACGCCGGAATGTAAACACAGTTACTACTTGCTGATTATCCACACGAGGGGCGTGGGGCGGTACCTGCTACTCAATCCTGGGGGGATCGAGATGGCAGTCACGGCTCTCGTCGACAGAACTTACGATCAGAACATTGACGGCGTCCTGTCCGGCGAGCGTTGGAACAGCCTCAATCTGACCTACAGCTTCCCGCCGTCGTCCGCCAACTATGGCGACCCCTACGGTAACGGCGAGACCGAGAACAACTTCCAGCCGCTGTCTCCTCTTCAAAGCGCGACCGTCCGCAAGGTTTTCGCCATGATCTCGGACGTGACCGACCTGAGCTTCGTCGAAATTCAGGAGACCTCGACCCGGCGCGCCGATCTGCGCCTGGCAAGATCCGATGAACCCGATACGGCATGGACCTACCCGGTCACGAAGGCACAGGAAGCCGGCGATACGTGGTTTCGGACGAGCGGCGGATGGTTCGATCAGCCGATTCCCGGAAATTATGCGTACTACGTCTTCATTCACGAGATCCTTCATCAAGTCGGCCTGAAGCACGGCAACGACGCAACGGGGTTCGGCGCCATGACGCCCGAGCGCGACTCCATGGAGTATTCGCTGACGACCTACAGGTCCTATGTCGGGGCGTCCGGACGTTATGTGGAGAACGAAGGGTGGAGCTTCGGGCAGACCCCGATGATGTACGACATCGCCGCGCTGCAAAGGATGTACGGCGCAGACTTTACCACCCGCAGCGAAGATACGGTCTATCGCTGGAGCCCGGCCACGGGCGAGGCGTTCATCAACGGAATCGGACAAGGGGCTCCGGGAGCCAATCGGGTCCTGATGACTCTGTGGGATGGGGGAGGAAACGATACCTTCGACTTTTCGAACTACAGGACGGGTCTGAGCGTGGACCTGCGGCCCGGCGAGTGGACGACGACCTCAACAGCGCAGCTTGCCGATCTCGGCGCCGGCAGGTCGGCGCGGGGCACGATCGCCAACGCTCTTCTCCATGACGGAGATCCCAGGTCGCTCATCGAGAACGCTCTGGGAGGGACCGGCAACGACGTGCTCGTCGGCAATGTGGGCTCGAACGTGCTGAAGGGAGGGGCGGGGAAAGATTGCCTCAACGGCCTCGACGGAGCCGACACGCTTCATGGCGGAGCCGGCAGGGACGTGCTTCTCGGCGGTGAGGGAATGGATGTCTTTGTCTTCGACACGAGCCTCCGGAAAGGCGTCGACCTCGACCATATCCTGGATTTCTCGGTGGCGGACGACACCGTTTATCTGGAGAACGCCGTGTTCTCGCACCTCGGCCGTGCGGGCAAGCTTGCCTCCGCGGCGTTCTGGACCGGCTCCAAGGCCCATGACCGGTCCGACCGGGTCATCTACGACAAGAAGTCGGGTTTGCTCTATTACGACCCTGATGGAACCGGAGACAGCGGCCAGATCAAATTCGCCCAGCTGACCAAAGGGTTGAAAATGACGGCCGGCGACTTCCGGATCATCTGAGCGTCCGCTCAGGCATGCTCCCGTGGCGCTCTCCGAGGCCTGCGGAGGGCCGCTACCTTCCGTCAATTTGACTTCCTGCCGGGTTTAGAGGACATCACGCGGTTTGATGAACCTGTGCCGATGGGAAACCCACCCTTGCCGGCATGAAGGATTGCCTGCCTCCGGAGCGATTGATGGACGGTTCTGTCCCCCAGCAGCGGATATCTCTGCGCTACCTCTCCGTTGCCCAGCTGACGAGTGCCGTCGAGCGGAGCCATGCCCGGCTCTGCGCCGTCCTCGTGCTGCTGTCGCTCGCCTGTTTCCTCCCGGGCTTTACGACCCTGCAGCCGATGGACCGGGATGAGCCGCGTTATGCCCAGGCTTCCAAGCAGATGCTGGAAACCGGCGATTTCGTCGATATCCGCTTCCAGGATGAGGCGCGAAACAAGAAGCCGGTCGGCATCTACTGGATGCAGAGCGTGACCGTTTCCCTCGGTCAGGCGCTCGGCGTGCCTGAGGCGCGGACCACCGTCGCCCTTTATCGGATTCCCTCCTTGTTCGGCGCGGTGGCGACGGTTCTGCTGACCTATTGGGCTGCCCTGGCCTTCTTCGGGAGGCGAGGGGCTTTCCTGACCGCCGCCCTCATGGCCACCTGCGTCATCCTGATGGTCGAGGCGCGCCTCGCCAAGACGGACGCCATGCTGACGGCCTGTTCCGTTGCCGTCATGGGTGGTCTAGCGCGGGCCTACCTGAGTCGCGGGGCAGGGACCCTGCCGCGACGGGCGCTATGGCTGTTCTGGACCGGCTTTGCCTTGGGGATCCTGATCAAGGGTCCGCTGATCGTCATGTTCGCGGGCCTGGCCGCCGCCGTGCTGTCCTACAAGGAGCGGTCCGGACGCTGGCTCATGACGTTGAAACCGTGGCAGGGGCTGGCATTCACCCTCGCCGTCGTGCTCCCCTGGTTCATCGCTATCGCCATCAACACCAACGGCGCCTTCTACGCGGAAGCCATCGGTCACGACATGCTCGGCAAGGTCGGCACGGCTCAGAAGGTCCATTGGGCCCCGCCGGGATTCTACCTGATCTCGTTCTTCGCGACGTTCTGGCCCGGAGCCATTCTGGCGGCCATCGCCGTGCCCTTCGCCTGGATCCACCGCCGCGAAGAGCCGGTGGCCTTCGCTCTTGCCTGGATCGTCCCGTCCTGGATCGTGTTCGAGGCGGTTCCGACCAAGCTTCCGCACTACACGCTGCCGCTTCTGCCGGCCGTTGCGATCATCACGGTCATGGCGATCGCCCGCCATTTCGTCGGCCCGCAGCGGCCAGCCGCCAAGTTAGCGACGGTTCTCATCCCGTTCATTCCGGTGGGGCTGACGATCGGATTGTCCACGATCGGTTGGACGTTCGACGGGATGATCCCTTTCCGGGCGCTCCCGTTCCTGGTGGTTTCCTCGCTTCTCGCGCTGTGGGCCTGGTGGCTCTTCGTGAAGAACCGGATGGTCGCGACCCTCTGGGCGAGCTTCGTGTCGGCGGTCTTCCTGGCAATCGGCGTGTTCGGTTTCGCCCAGCTCGATCTGCGCTCCCTCAAAGTGTCGGGCCGGCTTGCCGAGGCGGCCCACAACGTGCCGTGCGCCGATCCAGTCGTCGGAACCCTCGGTTACCGTGAGCCCAGCCTCGTCTTCCTGACGGGCACGAACCTTGAGATGATCGATTCGGGAGCCCAGGCCTCCGCCTTCCTGAATCAGGGTGGGTGCCGTGTCGTGTTCGTGGAAAAACGATACGAAGGGGAGTTCCGGACCGAGAACGAGCGCCTGAAACAGGAGCCCACGCTCTCGACCCGGATTCAGGGTTTCAATATCAACAGCGGGCGGCGGGTCGATATCGCCGTCTATGGGATGGGTTTCTGAAACTCCGTCCCGTTCTCGAAGAGGCGGCCAGGAATGGCCCGTAACGAATGACTGATCTTTCCCCGGCCCCCCGCCTCAGCGTGGTCGTGCCTGTCAAGAACGAGGCGCTCAACATCCTTCCCCTGGTGGAGGAGATTGAGCGCGCTTGCGCAGAGCTCGCACCCTTCGAGGTGGTCTATGTGGACGACGGCTCCACCGACGCCACCGTGGAGCAGGTCCTGAGCGCGCGGGCGACCCGGCCATGGCTCCGCCTCGTTCGGCATGAGGCGAGCTGCGGTCAGAGCGCAGCCGTCCGCACCGGCGTTCACGCCGCGCGCGGTCCCATCGTCGTCACGCTCGACGGGGACGGGCAGAACGATCCGGCCTTCATTCCCCAGCTCGTTGCGGCGCTCGGCGACCCGCAGGTCGCCCTCGTGGCCGGGCAGCGGGTCGGGCGCAAGGATGGCACCTACAAGAAGTGGCAGTCCCGGATCGCCAACGGGGTCCGCGGAAGGATCCTGAAGGACGGGACGCGGGATACGGGCTGCGGACTCAAGGCCTTCCGGCGGGACGTCTATCTGCGGCTGCCTTATTTCGACGCCCTGCACCGCTTCATGCCCGCCCTGGTCAAGCGTGAGGGCTTCCAGATTGCCCATGTGGACGTGATCGACCGGCCCCGGCACGCTGGAACGTCCAATTACGGCATGTTCGACCGTCTGTGGGTCGGCATCCTTGATTTAGCCGGAGTCTGGTGGTTGATCCGCCGCCGCCGCCGCGTTCCCGCAGCTCAGGAAATCGTCTGATGTTGATGCGTCTTTCCCACGATTTGGGACTCTTCTTCTACGATGTGGTCGTTGCCAGGTTCGATCTGTGGGCCGCCTTCGGCGTTCTGGCCCAGTTCGTGTTCGGGGCGCGCTTCTTCGTGCAATGGATCGCGAGCGAAAAGGCGGAGAGGAGCGTCATCCCGGTAGGGTTCTGGATTCTGTCGATCATCGGAGGCCTGATGACGCTGGTCTATGGCCTTGCCCGGCGCGACATCGTCATCATCCTGCCCCAGCTCTTCTCGATCTTCATCTACATCCGCAACATGATGCTGATCTCGAAGGAAAAGGAAAAGAAGAAAGCCGGAAATCAGACCGCCTCCGCCTCGGAGGTCGAGGCCCCGGCGCAGTAGCCGCCGAGGCCCATAGATCCTACGCTGCTTCGGCGTTCGTCTGCCGGAGCCGCGCGAAGCCGGCATCGAGATCCTGCTTCAGGTCTTCCAGGTCCTCCAGCCCGACATGGAAGCGGAGCGCATGACCGCCCGGTTCCCATTTGGTCGCCGTGCGATAGGTCGCGCAGTTGAAGGGAATCACGAGGCTTTCGAACCCACCCCAGGAATAACCCATGCCGAAGAGGGAAAGCCCGTCGAGCATGGCGGCCAGCGCCCGGTCGGAGCAGGGCCTGAGGATGACCGAGAACAGGCCGGATGAGCCCTTGAAGTCACGCTTCCAGATCTCGTGGCCAGGATAGGTCTCCAGGGCCGGGTGCAGGACCCGGGCCACCTCGGGCCGTGCTTCGAGCCACCGCGCCAGCTCCAAAGCCTGCTTTTCGTGCTCCCTGAGGCGCAGGGCCATGGTGCGAAGGCCTCTCAGGCCCAGGAACACGTCTTCCGGCCCGGGGCACATGGCAAAGGAGTCATAGGTTTCCCGCAGGCGCTTGAAGCAGCGCTCGTTGGCCGAGACGAGACCGAGCAGCAGGTCCGATCCTCCGCTCAGGTATTTCGTGCCGGCCTCGATGGCGATGTCCACGCTGCGCTCGTGGGGCGGGAAGAGCAGGGGCGTCGCCCAGGTATTGTCCATGAGGACCACCGCCCCATGCCGGTGCGCGACCTCGGCGATGGCGGGGATGTCCTGCATCTCGAGAGATTGCGAGCCCGGAGCCTCCGTGAACACGGCCGTGGTGTTCGGGCGGACCAAAGCCTCGATCCCGGCGCCGATCCCCGGGTCGTAATAGGTGGTTTCCACACCAAAATTTTTGAGCACCCCGTTACAGAACTGCCGGGTGGGCAGATAGACGGAATCCGTCATCAGGAGATGATCGCCCGCCTTTAAGCATGACATAAGGGCAACCGTGACGGCGGCGAGGCCCGAAGGGGCGAGCACGGTACCGGCCGCACCGGTCAGCTCCGTCCAGGCCGTCTCCAAGGAGTTGGTGGTCGGAGTCCCTTTCGTTCCATAGGAATAGCGCCCGCGCCGATGCAGCAGGTCGTCCGTGGTCGGATAGAGAACGGTCGAGCCGCGATAGATGGGCGTGTTCACGAAACCGTGCTGCTCGAACGGCTCTCGTCCGGCATGGACGAGGCGGGTGCGTTCGGAGATGTTTTGGGGCTTTGGGGGGAGCTTTGACATTGCTTCAAGGGCTTGCTGAGGAGACCTGGATCAGAGACCGGGCAGCCTCTGCCGTCAAGTCAGGCAAGAAATGCCTTTCATCAAGACTTGACCAGTGATTAATCATAGAATGTGATGGATCCCGATGCCGTCTCAACCGAGGCGGCGCGGAACGGTCTATACCGGGGCGCGGCTGGGGGGTCATAACCAAAAACGGCCGAGCCATGTCGAACTAGTGGGAGAAGATACCAACATGAAAAAGGCTCTCGTATCGATTGCCTTCGGCCTGACCGCCAGCCTGCTCGCAACGGGCGCTTCGGCACAGGCAACACTCAACAGCGTGAAGCAGAAGGGCTTCCTGACCTGCGGCTCGAACACGGGCCTCGCCGGTTTCGGCCAGCCGGACGCTCAGGGCAACTGGACCGGCCTCGACGTCGATCTCTGCCGCGCCATCGCCGCAGCCATCTTCGACGATCCGACCAAGGTTCGCTTCATCCCGCTCGCCGCCAAGGACCGCTTCACGGCGCTCCAGTCGGGCGAAGTGGACGTGCTGTCCCGCAA is a window of Microvirga lotononidis DNA encoding:
- a CDS encoding lipid-A-disaccharide synthase N-terminal domain-containing protein; translation: MLMRLSHDLGLFFYDVVVARFDLWAAFGVLAQFVFGARFFVQWIASEKAERSVIPVGFWILSIIGGLMTLVYGLARRDIVIILPQLFSIFIYIRNMMLISKEKEKKKAGNQTASASEVEAPAQ
- the metC gene encoding cystathionine beta-lyase; the protein is MSKLPPKPQNISERTRLVHAGREPFEQHGFVNTPIYRGSTVLYPTTDDLLHRRGRYSYGTKGTPTTNSLETAWTELTGAAGTVLAPSGLAAVTVALMSCLKAGDHLLMTDSVYLPTRQFCNGVLKNFGVETTYYDPGIGAGIEALVRPNTTAVFTEAPGSQSLEMQDIPAIAEVAHRHGAVVLMDNTWATPLLFPPHERSVDIAIEAGTKYLSGGSDLLLGLVSANERCFKRLRETYDSFAMCPGPEDVFLGLRGLRTMALRLREHEKQALELARWLEARPEVARVLHPALETYPGHEIWKRDFKGSSGLFSVILRPCSDRALAAMLDGLSLFGMGYSWGGFESLVIPFNCATYRTATKWEPGGHALRFHVGLEDLEDLKQDLDAGFARLRQTNAEAA
- a CDS encoding ArnT family glycosyltransferase translates to MDGSVPQQRISLRYLSVAQLTSAVERSHARLCAVLVLLSLACFLPGFTTLQPMDRDEPRYAQASKQMLETGDFVDIRFQDEARNKKPVGIYWMQSVTVSLGQALGVPEARTTVALYRIPSLFGAVATVLLTYWAALAFFGRRGAFLTAALMATCVILMVEARLAKTDAMLTACSVAVMGGLARAYLSRGAGTLPRRALWLFWTGFALGILIKGPLIVMFAGLAAAVLSYKERSGRWLMTLKPWQGLAFTLAVVLPWFIAIAINTNGAFYAEAIGHDMLGKVGTAQKVHWAPPGFYLISFFATFWPGAILAAIAVPFAWIHRREEPVAFALAWIVPSWIVFEAVPTKLPHYTLPLLPAVAIITVMAIARHFVGPQRPAAKLATVLIPFIPVGLTIGLSTIGWTFDGMIPFRALPFLVVSSLLALWAWWLFVKNRMVATLWASFVSAVFLAIGVFGFAQLDLRSLKVSGRLAEAAHNVPCADPVVGTLGYREPSLVFLTGTNLEMIDSGAQASAFLNQGGCRVVFVEKRYEGEFRTENERLKQEPTLSTRIQGFNINSGRRVDIAVYGMGF
- a CDS encoding glycosyltransferase family 2 protein → MTDLSPAPRLSVVVPVKNEALNILPLVEEIERACAELAPFEVVYVDDGSTDATVEQVLSARATRPWLRLVRHEASCGQSAAVRTGVHAARGPIVVTLDGDGQNDPAFIPQLVAALGDPQVALVAGQRVGRKDGTYKKWQSRIANGVRGRILKDGTRDTGCGLKAFRRDVYLRLPYFDALHRFMPALVKREGFQIAHVDVIDRPRHAGTSNYGMFDRLWVGILDLAGVWWLIRRRRRVPAAQEIV
- a CDS encoding M10 family metallopeptidase C-terminal domain-containing protein, with product MAVTALVDRTYDQNIDGVLSGERWNSLNLTYSFPPSSANYGDPYGNGETENNFQPLSPLQSATVRKVFAMISDVTDLSFVEIQETSTRRADLRLARSDEPDTAWTYPVTKAQEAGDTWFRTSGGWFDQPIPGNYAYYVFIHEILHQVGLKHGNDATGFGAMTPERDSMEYSLTTYRSYVGASGRYVENEGWSFGQTPMMYDIAALQRMYGADFTTRSEDTVYRWSPATGEAFINGIGQGAPGANRVLMTLWDGGGNDTFDFSNYRTGLSVDLRPGEWTTTSTAQLADLGAGRSARGTIANALLHDGDPRSLIENALGGTGNDVLVGNVGSNVLKGGAGKDCLNGLDGADTLHGGAGRDVLLGGEGMDVFVFDTSLRKGVDLDHILDFSVADDTVYLENAVFSHLGRAGKLASAAFWTGSKAHDRSDRVIYDKKSGLLYYDPDGTGDSGQIKFAQLTKGLKMTAGDFRII